The Elaeis guineensis isolate ETL-2024a chromosome 11, EG11, whole genome shotgun sequence genomic interval TTGTTAGCCTGATCCTCCACCTATTATCCGATAATATAAGAAGGATTTAGAATCCTTTGGATGCTGCCGAGCTCTTCTGTTTTCCTTTACCTTCTCCTGTGAAACCCTAGCCGTCTCTTGAAACTCTAACCGAAATGGGTTGAAGATTGCTGTGTCGGTCTTGGATCTGAGCTTCTGAAGACcaaagttcatcaatttgtatcTCACACGCTTCCTTTTCGGTGATCAGATGCAAGATGagtagtatttttatttttttatttttttttcttttcttctactaattttttctttcttttgtttcagATATTACAAGAAGCCATGATGGTTCCATTCGGACTCAGGTGGCCaataaaagaaggaagagaaTGGAGTAGGAATAGGGGAAAGAGGAGAGGTAAGGTAGAGTAACTAGGATCAAAAGATTTAACATTGTAATGTATATTTTTTAGTAATTCAGATATATTACACTAACTTAGTATAAATATATTCATGAGAATTAGAGAATAAAATATCCAAGAAGGAGCATCAGAATCCACGATATGAGCTCTATCAATTCAGTTATCAACTCTAtaaatcttcaaaaaatctttAAGATCATATAACAAAAtattcaaaacatattgaaattaatttttattttatttgcaaaCAAGTAGCTCGCATTTATTACATATAAGATTCATTTTCTCTAAAGAATAGATTGCTAATATACTAACTAGAGGTCTCTTTTGTCATCGATTttttggttttaggttcaagCTCAATGTCCGGTCTATGCCCGATTTGCATGAGGGTATTAGCTTTATTGTTGGATGTATAAATCTTTAAGAAATCTTCAAGATCATATAatcaaatattcaaaaaattactaaataatattcaaaaaattaccaaagcatattattaaaatatattattttatattttaatttaaaaattgatGCAGTATAGGATATTTATAGATTCTTCAAGATCATATAGAATTTTCAtagcatatatatttatagaatctattattgtatattttcatCCTTATATATGTTACTATTATAAGcagatatataaaattattataaaaggTTACGTAGACTTCCTCATTAACGCAagattgagagagaaattcctatAACTTCAAATTTCTTTTCTTCAAAGTGATTTACTAAAGCATATTAGGAGGGGTATTAGGGAAGGGGATAGAAGGTGAATGGAAGATAGGATTGCTCAATGTAAGTCAAATGAGTTTTGATGCCACGGAAAAAAATATCTAGATTTGTAggaaattctctctctctctctctctacatatGTTGACAAGGAGGTCTGCATATCTTTTTATAGTGTTTTTGTATATATGCTTGCAATGGTAACACTTATGAGGATGGAAATATACATAATAAATTTTGGAGAATTTTATATGATCTTGAAGATCCTATGAATACTCCAAAAATATGTTATGGCaatcttttaataaaaaatatgaaataatagatttcaatagtatactttgataattttttgaatattatttgGTGATCTTTTGAATATTTGATTGTAGAACTGGTGATAGATTTTGCTATCTATGAGAGAAGAGGCTGGGTAGAAAAGGACCAATGTGAGTTATATTATGTAATCTACCATCTGCCATATATAACAGGAACAATAGTTTCGTTTCTAATATCGAGTTCAAGTCCATCGTTGGTACAAGTGCAATTATAATAGTAGATAATAATTTATGAACACAATATGTTACTAGTATGGTAAGTTTGAGATTCAAGTTCAGGTTAGACCAAGGCTGAGCATACCTGGTGTGTATCTAATATAGGCCATGCATGGGCAGAATGATTCATAAATATAATGTAGGTTGTGAGCATGGAAGTTTTGAGACCTAAGTTTAGGTCATATCATcgatgaatttaatttgactataAATTATTGTTCAGACCTAACAATTCGAGTACAGCCTAGTGTGAAACCGGTTACATGTCCCGAGCCCAATTCAGAAATTGCGGCAGTTGCGACGCTGCTGGTGCTTGGACAGGTTTGGTCAGCCTAAGGGTCATGCCAGTCCCACCCAACCAACGGGTCATAACGGAAATGGCCAAAACTTACCGCATAAAACGACATGCCTTAGGACATAACCACAACTTGGGTTGGATCAGATTTTTATTGGCCCAAGAAGCTAACACTTGTATCCAAGTGACAAGTTGGGGGATCCCCAACCACATCATCTGCGCCGAGAAAGCCCACTCGGCCCAGCAAATCGGCAAATAGTACTGTGTGAGCCTAGAGTGGTAGATTCTTTTCGTGCCCGCGCCTCGTAAAAAGCAGGAGGTCCCGACCCATCCATCCCCGGGACCTCAAGATTCACGCTACCTGGAAAGGTGGACGGTTTCAATCCTCGGCGCTCCCGACTCCCTGCACGCGTCCAACGCCGGTGCACACCGCACCGCGCTCGCTCCACACGAGGAGTGGATGACGAGAGCAAATCCAGAACTCAAAACGGTGGAAGGAGACGGCCGCCTGATGCCGCTAAAAATTCCTCCAAACACGACAATATTTTCAGTAGGGAGATAAGCTAGCAAGGGGGACCCACTGGGAACCACCATTCGCACGTGTCGCCTTCCTGGATTGCATGGCGCGGTGACGCGGACCGCCGGTCAGGCGGCGGAGCCGCAGCTGGTGTCccaccccatctctctctctccttccttctcttttttatCTTCCGGCAATTTCCAATTTCTCGCTGGCATACGGGCTTTGGGTCCATTCCCGGAATACTCCCCATGGCGACGGCCACCTCCTCGGCGATCGGATGGATTGTGCTGCTCTCGGCGCTGGTGCTTCCCATCGGGCACTCCGCCTTTCGGGTGGGGGGCGGATGGGAGTCGGTGATCCGGATGCCGACGGAGAGTGGCGGCGATGACGGGGAGCAGGAGATCGGGACGAGATGGGCGGTCCTCGTGGCCGGGTCGTTCGGCTACGGGAACTACCGGCATCAGGTACGGAGATAGATGTGGAAAAAGTAGAAGGGATTTATTTTGgcgcaatttattttttttaggaatgaTTTGGTTGAGCAAGAGGATTTGTTGGTGAAATGATTGGGTGTCAGGCGGATGTGTGTCACGCGTATCAGCTGCTGAAGAAGGGCGGGCTCAAAGAGGAGAACATCGTGGTGATGATGCACGACGACATCGCCAACAACCCGCTGAATCCAAGGCCAGGGGTCATCATCAACCACCCCCAGGGCGAAGACGTGTATGCTGGGGTCCCCAAGGTACTTGCTCCATATTTCCTCCCTTTCTTTGTAGTTGTATACTTTGTATACTCTTAGGATCCGTTTGGGTATTACTGTAGGATTGAGCCGAAAATTTTGAAGGAATCGAGCTCGTTGACATGTCTACGTTTCATCGTGGCAGAGGCTGTTCAAATTCAGTCTAGATCTTAGCCTTTGGGTTGCTTTCACATAGGATTTGGGTTGGATAATATCTTGTTGATACGGACGGCCCAATTCCCGACTCCTACAAAATTTTCAGCCTAGTGGTTGAGTAGGTCTGGAAGTTTTAGGGATGTCAAACCAACCAAATAGGAAAATGAATCAGAATTAAGCAAATTAAGCTTAAACCgacaaagcaagtttgaatatattTATACTATGCACTTAATGAATCATCCGTGTATTACtttaattagtatatattttTTGTTACTTGAATCGATTAATTGTTAATTTAGGGTTGAACCGGTCACACTTTAATACAAGTTTAAATTGAGCACGATTCAAGCTTGAGAAGTCCATCACAAATGGGTGCGTTTTGGCATATTGGAGATTTCCTGGAAGGAATTTGTTGATGGACCTGAAAATGGTCTGGAAGTAGTTCTATGGGCTCCACCACAAGTACTCATTTCACTTCACTTTGCTGTATGTTAACCCGGACCAAAGCATATGGGAACGAAGTAGGCGAAAGATACAGAAATGAGCGGAACCCTTTTCTAGCTCAAATTACATGCTTGATGTGCTATTGCTCTTAATTAGCTTATCTTAGTTGAACTTGCATGTCCATTTCTTTTGAAACCTTTAGAAGCTAATTAATTAGTAGTTATCCCGAAGTTAACTTTCAAAACATCCTACGCTTTGTAATTCAATGACAGGACTACACTGGGGAGCATGTCACCACCACCAACTTATATGCTGTCATCTTAGGCAACAAGAGTGCAGTTGAAGGGGGAAGCGGGAAGGTTGTGGATAGCAAACCAAATGATCGGATTTTCATCTACTACTCAGATCACGGAGGCCCCGGCGTCCTCGGTCCGTTTCAAATCCCCTTCAGTTCTGATAAACTAGCTGCACCATGAGAGCTTGTTACGCTAACTATTGATCGCCTTGGTCTTAGGAATGCCAAACATGCCATTTCTTTACGCGGCTGATTTCATTGATGTGTTAAAAAAGAAGCATGCATCCGGAGGTTACAAGGAAATGGTAAGAGACTAAAAGAATGTTAAACAGCACGTAAGTGGACCCAAAAGAGAATTATATCGTTGCTAGTGATTATATGAACAGGTTATCTATGTGGAGGCATGCGAAAGTGGGAGCATATTTGAAGGTTTGATGCCGGAAGACCTTAATATATACGTGACCACGGCATCAAATGCAGAGGAGAGTAGCTGGGGAACGTACTGCCCGGGAATGGATCCGTCTCCACCTCCCGAGTTCATTACCTGTCTCGGGGATCTGTACAGCGTCGCATGGATGGAAGACAGGTACTGTTTTCTTTGCCCTCTTTGAACCATATTAGTGGACTACAGAAATGAACATCTGGTAGTGTATTAGAACTTGAGGAGCTATCAATTATCATTTGTAAAATTTATTATAGTCGAGGCACGGATGCGGCAGTCGGATCTGATTCACGGGCACTTGCCTGTGAACTTTTAAATCGAACTGCATTCCTCATAGCTGCGTCCAATGGCATAACCATTTGACCGGTTTTTTTCTCATGGACGACATCGTTCATTGAGTTTTAGGCCTTGTTGTCATATGCGCAATTTCACATGCTTACGATCAAATGATTCTATTTAACGTATCAATATACTCTACTCACTTGTTTTGGGGGTTTAGCGGGAAGTCGTCAGGGTGGAGCTGAAGCAGCTATGGTGCTTCGATGCTCATTGTTAGTCTGACGATTTAAATATTAGTTGCCAAGATAGTTATCAGGACCaccttaatataaaaataatatgggCTATATTTCGGACTTTGGATCTCATGGTGGAATtgattgctatcatcaactaCATAGGCATTATATGCTACCGTAATAATATAAAAACTAGGGCCGAGTTCCATGCCTTACTTGAGTTGGAACTCCTGGGGTGGGCCGACGAGAACGAGATTGCTATTTTTCTGGGCCTAAGACCACGGGCCGAATGGGGGGTGCTTCTTTCCCAGCCGGAAAATGTTGAACTGTGAAGGGATCAGCCTACGGTTTCCCCAATCTCACGGTCCGTTCTTTGCAGCGAGACTCACAACCTGAAGGAGGAAACGATACAGAAGCAGTACGAGGAGGTAAGCACCCAACTACCTCAATAAGATCGATTTCTCAAGTGATTCTTTTCCTTCTATCATTTCGAAATCTTTCGCATGTAAATAATTGCTCTGTTTTCATTCATTCTGTATGGGTGGGGGTGGATAGGTGAAGGAGAGGACTTCCAACTACAACACCTACAACACGGGGTCCCATGTGATGGAGTATGGGGACAAGAGTTTCAAGGACGATAAGCTGTACCTCTTCCAGGGCTTCGACCCCTCCAACGCCAACCTCTCCGGCAATGCCCTTGCGCCTACAATGCCGATGGAGGCCATCAACCAGAGGGACGCCGATCTTCTCTTCTTATGGAAACGAGTGAGTGCACAATACCCttcggtcttttttttttttatttttttttatttttttttaacgtAGTGTGGGTGCACGTCTTGGGTGCTTGATATATATTTCCAATATTCGATAGAAAACAATTTACGTTGCCATGTAGTGCGATCGCAATATATGGTGGACAAAAGAAGCCCAAATAATATTATAGGTTCCTTTTGCATGTAGTAGGGAACTTTTTAGACCTCCATTCAGGCATCTACATACCAAAggaagtgtgtgtgtgtgtgtgtgtgttttgttACAGTCTATCCTTGCACAGAATGGCTATAGCATGCCTTGTGCCACTTGTATGATCTGAGCGGGAATTTCGTCCCGAAGGTTGTTAAGGGGTGATTGAACAtcttgaaaaattaaaaagaaaccaTCTATatgttataaaatataataatcaatgcTAATGGCAGGTCACACCTCTTTCTATTCTGTCATATAAATAATAATAGGATCAAAGGAGGCCGGATAAACTGCAGAATTGCTTAATTTGTGCAGTTCAATCATCGCATGCCTTGTGAATGGGAAAGAATATTGATTAGCTAGCTGTTTGGGCAAATTCATCGGAGTCAGAGGTGAGTATCACTAAGGAGAACAGGCTTGGGATGGGTATATCAGGTGTAGATTTGAGCCCATAAATGATAAAGTGACGCAGAAACTCTTtaggatgattggctttaagtgagctcctaaataaattgatgaTGATAAAAGTGATGGAGAACTGTTTGAGATGGTTAGCCATGTGGAACAAACTTAGAAGGAATTAATTGTGAAGGTTGTGGCTGTGGAACAAAGATATGTGGAGGCCCCATTATTGGACTTTGCCATTCTGCTACTTAGGGAAACATGCATCAGAGAGATTATTTGGTCAGCAACTGGTCCAAGACAAAAAAAGAAAGGTACAGAGATAGCAATGGACGAGTAGAACAGTCATGGTTAAATCAATAAATTTCGAAGATCATGTTAGCTTCTGAGAAAGGTACCTGTGAACCATTAATATACGTGATGAAGAATATTTCTCTTAGGCTGATTGAATTCGATAAACATCTTCTCCGTATATTTACTGGTGGAGTTATTCTTagccactttttttttttcccttttttctgttTCAACTATTGGTTATCATTACTACAGAAATGTCTTGCCTATGTTATAATTATGCGTGGTTTTTTTGGCTTTCAGTATGAACAATTCGATGAAGGATCCAAAAAGAAGACAGAGGCTCTTAGGGAAATTACCGAGACGTTGGTGCACAGGCTGCATCTTGACAATAGCATCAATCTGATTGGAAAGCTTATTTTTGGATCAGAAAATGGTCCTTCCATCCTCAACGCTGTAAGACCATCTGGCCAGGCGTTGGTTGACGATTGGAATTGTCTGAAGACAATGGTAAtaatctctctccctcttcctttcgTCGTAAGTTTAGTTACATTCAGTTAGTATTCACTTCTTCAGCATTTAAAGGTGTCGATCGACCACTTTCATAGGagattttctttttaatttttttgagcatGGACTTAATTTGTGCCATTGAACAAGAGAGGAAACCTTGGAGGCCCAGATTGTTGAGAACTGGGACCTGAATTTTCCCTTTTCTGCTTTCTTTCTGGGATTTGTTATTTTTCTTTCAACCATAAGCGATTCACCTTAAAGCAAACATCAAACATCTACTTCAGGTACAAGTATTTCAAACCTACTGTGGGCCGCTGACTCAGTATGGGATGAGACACATGCGGGCATTTGCAAACATATGCAACAGAGGCTCTTCCAAGGATGCAATGGTGGAAGCTTGTCTTAACGCTTGCGAAAGCCATATTTCAGCTAAATGGAGTTCCTCAAGCCAAGAATACAATGCCTGATGACAATACTATCGTGAATTCTACAGAACCATGTTAAGAAAAGGTACTTAAGattctcctctcttttctttcgcTTTATGTAAGTGAACTGACTTATCTGTATACCAGGTCCATGGTAGGGGGCATGAGGTTGTATATATTTCGACCGATGATAATAATACAGATAGCCATGATATATGTGGCTTCCAATTGTTGGACCATTGTTAATTTAGGATTATGTATATGGCTTGCTTTGTTGCTGCATCCTTTATTTTTATTCATCATCAGTGACTGAGAAAAAACACAATCTATATGACTAGTACTACTTCATGgagaaacttttttaaaaaaatttctgttGCATATTTGTTAAGATATTCATTAATGCGAGAGCAATGGAAAATGGATTCGTTCTTTAGTGAACAAAATGGAAGAGATGAAGTGGTGTCCATTGGTCGTCCGATGGTGGAACCTAGTGAAGCAGCTCGCAGCTGTTTGGAATGCTGTCCTTTCCATGAGGGGTCCCGATGCTTGAAAAGAGGTGCCTCTTTCGACAAAATGCAGGACCCAAACCCCAAACCGGCTCTTGGAGAAGGATCATCCCCGGTGACTAGCCTGCACGTAGTAGAGCACGTATTATACTTTGGCACAGAAGTCCAAGGAATAAAAAACCACTTGTGGGGTGGGGAGGGGAGCTTGCATGCTTTTTTCAGAAAAGAAAGGAACACCACGAAGAGGACCACCCCTGCGAAGATGCCAACAATTATTGCAATGGTTCTTCCAATGTCATCCTCCGTATACCCTGTCCATTCGAAAAAAGTAAAAGCAATTAGCATTTCACAAGTATGACGGTGGTGGCTGCTTGCGGTTCGAAGTGGGGGATTAAATATTCAATAGCTATCCATTAAGAATATATTCAATGGCCGCAAAGCCTCCTGCTGGTGTTTCCAGTGGATTTGTTTATGGTGGTGGCTTTGGTTTGGAGATGAGAGAAGGAGCACTTAAGTTGTAGCTAAATAAATTATTAGCTAGTAATAATGCAAGCTGCTCATTATAGTGATGCAATCTGAAGGCGATTTTGGTGGTTTGTcgttataaattataatatacaaTGATTAGCGCTGTGGCTTCAGTCGGATTAAGATGGTGGCAATACATAACTGGATCCAAGGGACAATGTTCCAGTGGGCGTACGATCAAGTCCACAGTGGCTGGCTAAAGCTCCTTTTGTAGAAGAATCATTTTGCTGGTACTCAAACCATTCGTTAATCTATTTTTAACATTTTGGGGGAGGCATGGATGTTGAATTGTTTTTATTTTTGGTAAGGTGGTACAATTATGTGGTCTTATTATAAATACAATCCATATATGGTATTAGATTACATTTTGGGCTGGATCCCGAGTCACGAACCCTGTATGATTCACTCATTTAGTTGGGTTAATGAAATAGCATCCGGATTATCCTGACATTTCtggataaaaaaaatgaaattaacgAAATTTAGTGACTGCGACGACTGGATGTAACTTCACATTAGCTATGAGGGAAAAGATTGTTTTATATGATACACTTGGTCAGAGAAACCACAGCCCTCAGAGCAAGCGTTTCCTTATGGTGTTTTCTTGCTTCTCCCTCGTATACTAGCGATTGATTTCTAGGTTAAGATAATCCATCATGCTTCTTTACTCGTATGTTTTTCTAAAATTTCCTAACCTCTCATTCAGCTACAGAATAACTTTGGAAAGGAACATATTCTGGGATAATTGTTCCTTCGACAAAACTTAATCTGCTAATAGATTTATGGGGCTAATCCAAATCACTGCCGTCTCCAAGTACGAGAAAGTCCTTCAGAAAAGAAGTCGCCACGTGTCCAATATCAGTGGGACTCATGACAGACCCCTTTTATCAGCTAGTGCAGGAAACGCTGTTCAATGTTACTTATGGAACACCCAATCATTTCCAAATATTCAAAAGTTAATCTAACCTCCTCTCTCGCAAATTAGAACTTATTAAAGCTGTGAAACAGTAAGAACAGTGTTTCCCGTTCCATCTCTAGCAAACAGAAAGCAACACAATTTTCGTAATGCATCATAGCTTGAAGCCTAACCTGTTGTAGATCGGAAGTAGTAGCCGGAGGCCCAGTACTTGGCGTAGCACTGCCCCAAGTACACGTCCGCCGCCATGGCCGACCCGCACGAATTCTTCAGCTGCCCGACGGCTTGCGCCAGGCAAGCGGTGCAGTCGGCCGAGCTCAAATCCCCGACGCACTGCGCGTAGCCCTGCACCGTCCCGGAGCTGCTCACCCGAAACCCCACCCCGTTCTGCAGGTCGGCGAGCACGTCGTCCCTCCGCCGGAAGAACTCCGCGTCCTTGCTCGCGCTGGCGCTGCACTTGCGGTACACCAGGCTGGTGTCGGGCCGCCCGAGGAAGTTCTCGTTGCTGTACCGCACGAAGCACCCGTCGAGCTGCAGCGAGGccgcgtaggagtccgggcacacCAGGTTGAGCTGGCCCACGGCGCTCTGCACGCAGGAGGAGCACTCGCCGGCGCTCAGATCGTTGCGGCACTGGTAGAGGCCGTAGACGGCGGCGCCGGTGGCTGACGCGGAGTCGTTGCCCACCGCGAAGCTGTTGTAGGTGGCCTGGGAGCCGGcggcggcgacggaggtaagGAGGGAGATGAGATTGTTTTGATAGGGGGAGCTGGGCTGGAACTTGGATGGTGAGCAGCCGGCGTAGATGAAGCTGGCGGCCTTGGCTTGGTGGATGGGGTATAAGAAGGCCAAGAAGCAAAGGAGGAAGGAGTTGAAGGGGCTGCAGAGTTTCTTAAGGGACATACTTGTGAGACTAACGAGTTTTGTTTTGTAGAGCTTCTTTCAAGTGTTAGAGGGTGGGCTTTTGCTCTTGTGAGGTGGGATTGGTATTTTGTTTTAATGGCGGGGAGGGTGGGGAGTGGTGCTTTTCCACCGCTGTCAATGGGGTTGAAGGAGAGCGATGCGTATCTCTTTTTGGTGCTACTTGAGTTTGGTTTGTTGGAGGCAATAATTGCAAGTGCTTCCGGTGTGCTTCTTTTGTTTCATTTAAGGCCTATGGCCTTGTGGTTGAAAGACCATAGCCGTGGAAGAAGTACCGACTTATTTTAGCAAAAAGTTATAATCGAAGCTCCTGGATTGACTGCTAGTTTATATTTAACTTTTATTACTTATTGTTATATATAATAATGAAAATTTTCTATTCGAATAATCAATATGTGATTTTAGTGATCATTTTACATTTAACTTTTGATttgtttataaaaatataaaagttgGAGAGAATTAGGATATATTTAATTGCAAGAATAGCtgtgggaaaagaaaaaaatatttttaaaatgaaatttaataaaaatttataaatttatttttagaaataCTTCAATTTTTCAAGTAAAAACATATTCTCATGCAATTATGTCTGCAACCAAGTATGCCTTTTTTTATAGAAACAAGTCTAGCTGCTAACCATGTACAGGAAAAGTTTAACATTGCGTAAAACACAAGCCCACCAAACCATGCAACGATTAAAAGTGAAATTttaactgtatatgaattttggGTGTGTTGGGGCAGTTCCcccttgaaaaattttgggtGTGTTGGGTTTCAGTATTGTAGAGATTGCATCTTACCCGTGGTCCAAGAGTCAACACAGTAACAACGAAAGCATATCTGTACTGGAGATATTGCCACTGAATTGAATTGATCCTTGAGCAGTTGTTAAAAGGCGGAAGCATATGGAAGCAGCCAGAATGGGAATCACAGATAAAAGCACTTTTATGTCAATCACCCAGAGAATTTGGTTCTCCACTCCAAACAAAACGGGCCACAAACTTCTTTACCAAAAGACTGGGGGTCTACCAGCTTCAGGAGGGTCAGAGAAGAGCTACTTGAGAGAATCTACATGCTCTCACCCTCTCCTTGTGAGAGATAACCTCTGCTGTCGTCGTGagagagtcttttttttttttttcttttgagtaaTGAGGGAGGATGTTAACCACCCAACTTTTATTTGAATCGTGAGAGAGTCTTTCGAAGCATTTCTGCTGCGTAGAAGGCATGATTGTGTTCCCTTGCAGCAGACTCTTCATAGATTTGCGGTCCCTTCGGTTGAGGTCGCCTTGTCTCCGGCCACGGACCACAAATGGCATGCACAAGAGACTGATTCTCTTGTCACGGGAACAGAGAAATCCTTTCACTTTTGAAGCATTAATTGTTGGGAGCGTTAGAGAAGCTTCGTGCTCGGTATGCTATTCTGTGTAGCTATTTCAGTGAAGCATATTCATGTCCAAGTCTCCAACTAAAGACATGTTGGATGGCACTATAAGAGATAGCTATATGTTAGCTACTCGGTATTTATGTGGCTTTTGAGGGATCTtcatttatttttcagatgttagcTTGCCAAATTGTGATGCCAAGGAACTAAAATGATAATTCTCCTTCCAATCAACTTGAATAGACTTCGAATCCGCTAGATTTTATTTCATTGTGCTCAAttctagaggatttaaagagtgccAACCAGTGTAATTGGTAAAGTTCTAAGGCGTTAGTATCGAAGCTCTAGATTTGCATCCCATCCTCATCCTGATTTCTCTAATcctgattttttgaaaataatataggaTTTACAATAATTGTTAATTTATCAGCTATATCAAGGGCAAATCATCAGTTAAGGTTCAGTTTTAGTTATGACTAATTCCTTTATACATTATGTTCAGAAGTAGCAGATGTACTCTCCCCCGTTTGTGTGCCTGTAATTTGTGGTAAACAAGTTTCTAGGGTTCCACTTGAGCTTAGCCAAAAGGCCAAGAAAGGTATATAGCTTCTGGGGCTCCAATCAAATAAAGATGCCCGTCTAATAGAAGATGCATCGTTTTATTTTGTCTCCTTCTCTATTAACTTTGATCTAGTCTTGCTTGCATGGTTACATTTCAGGCTCAGCACATGGGTGTGGCGGGACGGAAGAAAGCATCATTGGCTTACATTCTATGGCAGCTTCGACGAGCCAGAAATTTGTCGGTATTTCAGCTCAGATATCTTCAACACAAAGTCATTTCCACCATTCTGTGTTAGTGGAGGAATGTTGGTCTACCAATAGCTAGCTAAACAAtcaatgtaccaaaaaaaaaaaaaagctcaacaCTCACATCAGGGgtacttttttttctcttttttcctcgAGGCATCTTGTATAACGGGTGTCCCACTATTCCCACGGTTTGGTGTTTTTGAGGTGAGTTTTGCTGGCGCTTTGAAGCGGTATGGCAGCACAGATACTTTTTCGTAATGAAAAATTATACTTTACACTATATGGATCATATACACCATATCAATCATGTATCTTGATTCCTATGAGGCCTATGCATCACATGTTTATCTTGGTTTGCCGCCCC includes:
- the LOC105054346 gene encoding plasmodesmata-located protein 8 isoform X2; amino-acid sequence: MSLKKLCSPFNSFLLCFLAFLYPIHQAKAASFIYAGCSPSKFQPSSPYQNNLISLLTSVAAAGSQATYNSFAVGNDSASATGAAVYGLYQCRNDLSAGECSSCVQSAVGQLNLVCPDSYAASLQLDGCFVRYSNENFLGRPDTSLVYRKCSASASKDAEFFRRRDDVLADLQNGVGFRVSSSGTVQGYAQCVGDLSSADCTACLAQAVGQLKNSCGSAMAADVYLGQCYAKYWASGYYFRSTTGYTEDDIGRTIAIIVGIFAGVVLFVVFLSFLKKAC
- the LOC105054346 gene encoding plasmodesmata-located protein 8 isoform X1 — translated: MSLKKLCSPFNSFLLCFLAFLYPIHQAKAASFIYAGCSPSKFQPSSPYQNNLISLLTSVAAAGSQATYNSFAVGNDSASATGAAVYGLYQCRNDLSAGECSSCVQSAVGQLNLVCPDSYAASLQLDGCFVRYSNENFLGRPDTSLVYRKCSASASKDAEFFRRRDDVLADLQNGVGFRVSSSGTVQGYAQCVGDLSSADCTACLAQAVGQLKNSCGSAMAADVYLGQCYAKYWASGYYFRSTTGYTEDDIGRTIAIIVGIFAGVVLFVVFLSFLKKACKLPSPPHKWFFIPWTSVPKYNTCSTTCRLVTGDDPSPRAGLGFGSCILSKEAPLFKHRDPSWKGQHSKQLRAASLGSTIGRPMDTTSSLPFCSLKNESIFHCSRINEYLNKYATEIFLKKFLHEVVLVI
- the LOC105054041 gene encoding asparaginyl endopeptidase Rep2; translation: MATATSSAIGWIVLLSALVLPIGHSAFRVGGGWESVIRMPTESGGDDGEQEIGTRWAVLVAGSFGYGNYRHQADVCHAYQLLKKGGLKEENIVVMMHDDIANNPLNPRPGVIINHPQGEDVYAGVPKDYTGEHVTTTNLYAVILGNKSAVEGGSGKVVDSKPNDRIFIYYSDHGGPGVLGMPNMPFLYAADFIDVLKKKHASGGYKEMVIYVEACESGSIFEGLMPEDLNIYVTTASNAEESSWGTYCPGMDPSPPPEFITCLGDLYSVAWMEDSETHNLKEETIQKQYEEVKERTSNYNTYNTGSHVMEYGDKSFKDDKLYLFQGFDPSNANLSGNALAPTMPMEAINQRDADLLFLWKRYEQFDEGSKKKTEALREITETLVHRLHLDNSINLIGKLIFGSENGPSILNAVRPSGQALVDDWNCLKTMVQVFQTYCGPLTQYGMRHMRAFANICNRGSSKDAMVEACLNACESHISAKWSSSSQEYNA